From Excalfactoria chinensis isolate bCotChi1 chromosome 4, bCotChi1.hap2, whole genome shotgun sequence, one genomic window encodes:
- the LOC140251678 gene encoding endothelin receptor type B-like: MEMLEGSLPQLNLTDQTKTQAKTSHKHYILQPAFALQSSMARIPAPTTLAILLTCLFSGAHGQTPQTPDTFQVSSMPFEALSQEQAYSLVQPSLFQDAKAPNYSESLPKSRGSEPPLLPVCAKPADIRHIFKYINTIVSCTIFIVGIIGNSTLLRIIYKNKCMRNGPNVLIASLALGDLLYILIALPINVYKLLAKDWPFGVQVCKLVPFIQKASVGITVLSLCALSIDRYRAVASWSRIQGIGIPMWKAVEVTLIWAVAIVLAVPEAIAFDMVEINYWDRDLWVCMLASEQKSSFMMFYRDVKDWWLFGFYFCLPLVCTGIFYTLMSCEMLSKRNGMRIALNDHMKRRREVAKTVFCLVVIFALCWLPLHLSRILKKTIYDQTDPNRCELLSFLLVMDYFGINMASLNSCINPVALYFVSRKFKNCFQSCLCCWCQRSALSITPTDEKGSVGKWKANGQELGLDRSSSRLSNKYSSS; the protein is encoded by the exons CAGACCAAGACCCAAGCAAAGACATCCCACAAGCACTACATCCTGCAGCCAGCTTTTGCCCTTCAGTCCTCAATGGCGAGAATCCCAGCTCCAACCACTCTGGCCATTCTCCTGACTTGCCTCTTTTCTGGGGCACATGGCcagaccccacagaccccagaCACTTTCCAGGTGAGCTCCATGCCCTTTGAGGCACTCAGCCAGGAACAGGCTTACAGCCTGGTGCAGCCCAGCCTGTTCCAGGATGCCAAAGCACCCAATTACTCAGAAAGTCTTCCCAAGAGCAGAGGTTCGGAGCCACCTCTGCTGCCCGTCTGTGCGAAGCCTGCAGATATCAGGCACATCTTCAAGTACATCAACACCATTGTGTCCTGCACCATCTTCATAGTAGGGATCATTGGGAACTCCACGCTCCTCAGGATCATTTACAAGAACAAGTGCATGAGGAATGGGCCGAATGTTCTCATTGCTAGCTTGGCACTTGGAGACCTTCTCTACATTCTCATTGCTCTGCCCATCAATGTCTACAAG CTCTTGGCAAAGGACTGGCCCTTCGGTGTGCAGGTGTGCAAGCTGGTCCCCTTCATCCAGAAGGCTTCAGTGGGCATCACAGTCCTCAGCCTTTGTGCCCTCAGCATCGACAG GTATCGAGCAGTGGCCTCCTGGAGTCGGATCCAGGGCATAGGAATCCCCATGTGGaaggcagtggaggtgacactGATCTGGGCAGTGGCAATTGTGCTTGCAGTCCCTGAAGCCATAGCCTTTGACATGGTAGAGATCAACTACTGGGACCGAGACCTGTGGGTGTGCATGCTTGCCTCTGAACAGAAATCCAGCTTCATGATG TTCTACCGTGATGTGAaggactggtggctttttggCTTCTACTTCTGCCTCCCCTTGGTATGCACTGGCATCTTCTACACCCTCATGTCATGTGAAATGTTGAGCAAGAGAAATGGCATGAGAATCGCTCTGAATGACCACATGAAACGG CGTCGGGAGGTGGCCAAGACTGTCTTCTGCCTCGTGGTGATCTTCGCGCTCTGCTGGCTGCCGCTCCACCTCAGCCGCATCCTCAAAAAGACCATCTACGATCAGACAGACCCCAACAGATGTGAGCTGCTCAG TTTCCTCCTCGTCATGGATTACTTCGGGATCAACATGGCCTCTCTCAACTCCTGCATCAATCCTGTGGCTCTTTACTTTGTCAGCCGAAAATTCAAGAACTGCTTCCAG tcctgcttgtgctgctggtgcCAGAGATCTGCTCTGAGCATCACACCAACAGATGAGAAGGGCTCTGTGGGGAAGTGGAAAGCCAATGGGCAGGAGCTTGGACTGGACCGGAGCAGCTCCCGCTTGAGCAACAAGTACAGCTCTTCCTAA